In Synechocystis sp. PCC 6714, the following are encoded in one genomic region:
- a CDS encoding NAD-dependent succinate-semialdehyde dehydrogenase, whose product MAIATINPATGQTVQTFSAHGPAEVNAKLDLAQETFQSFRHLSFAQRGQWLRQAADILEQRQEQWAALMTLEMGKPIQQAIAEVKKCALVCRFYADQAEEFLADEMVPTDASQSFIAYQPLGVILAVMPWNFPFWQVFRFAAPALMAGNVALLKHASNVPQCALAIAEIFQTAGFPEGAFQTLLIGGKAASELMADDRIQAGTLTGSEPAGASFASAAAGQIKKTVLELGGSDPFIVLEDANLEEAIKTAVPARMQNNGQSCIAAKRFIVQASIAQEFFQRLTEKFQALQVGDPNLTTTDIGPLATPDILADIVEQVDQTITAGARCWCGGKPLDQPGNFYPPTLLTNIPLHAPTYRQEFFGPVALGFTVNNLEEAIALANDIPFGLGASAWTSNPENQQKLIRGIEAGAVFINGMTKSDPRIPFGGIKRSGFGRELGRMGILEFVNAKTVWIA is encoded by the coding sequence ATGGCGATCGCCACTATTAATCCGGCCACGGGCCAAACGGTGCAGACTTTCAGCGCCCATGGTCCGGCAGAAGTAAATGCCAAACTGGATTTGGCCCAGGAAACATTCCAAAGTTTTCGTCATTTATCCTTTGCCCAACGGGGTCAATGGTTACGGCAGGCGGCGGATATCCTCGAACAACGGCAGGAACAATGGGCTGCCCTAATGACGTTGGAAATGGGTAAACCAATCCAACAGGCGATCGCCGAGGTGAAGAAATGTGCGCTGGTCTGTCGTTTTTATGCCGATCAGGCCGAGGAATTCCTGGCCGATGAAATGGTACCCACCGATGCCAGTCAGAGTTTTATTGCCTACCAACCCCTGGGGGTGATTTTGGCGGTGATGCCCTGGAATTTTCCTTTTTGGCAAGTGTTTCGTTTTGCGGCCCCCGCTCTGATGGCCGGTAATGTGGCCCTGCTCAAACACGCTTCCAACGTTCCCCAATGTGCTCTGGCGATCGCCGAAATTTTCCAAACCGCAGGCTTTCCCGAGGGAGCTTTTCAGACTTTATTAATTGGAGGAAAGGCGGCCAGCGAGTTAATGGCCGACGACCGCATCCAAGCAGGAACCTTAACGGGCAGTGAACCGGCCGGAGCTAGTTTCGCCAGCGCCGCCGCAGGGCAAATTAAAAAAACTGTGTTGGAATTGGGCGGTTCCGACCCCTTCATCGTCCTCGAAGATGCCAACCTGGAGGAAGCCATCAAAACAGCGGTGCCAGCCCGGATGCAAAATAATGGTCAATCCTGCATTGCCGCCAAAAGATTCATTGTCCAAGCCAGTATTGCCCAGGAATTTTTTCAGCGTTTAACGGAGAAATTTCAAGCTCTCCAAGTGGGCGATCCGAACCTAACAACCACTGATATTGGTCCCCTAGCCACCCCGGACATTCTGGCCGACATAGTTGAGCAAGTAGACCAGACCATTACCGCTGGGGCCCGATGCTGGTGTGGAGGTAAGCCCTTAGACCAGCCTGGAAACTTTTACCCCCCCACTTTGCTCACCAATATTCCCCTCCATGCCCCCACCTATCGCCAAGAGTTTTTTGGTCCCGTCGCTCTAGGATTTACCGTCAATAATTTAGAGGAGGCGATCGCCCTAGCCAATGACATTCCCTTTGGTTTAGGGGCCAGTGCGTGGACAAGTAACCCGGAAAATCAACAAAAACTAATCCGGGGCATAGAAGCCGGGGCTGTATTTATTAACGGTATGACCAAATCCGATCCCCGCATTCCCTTTGGCGGCATTAAACGTTCCGGCTTTGGGCGGGAACTGGGACGCATGGGCATTTTAGAGTTTGTCAACGCCAAAACTGTTTGGATTGCTTAG
- a CDS encoding efflux RND transporter permease subunit — MLLSISNVFIKNPVLTTVCTIVIILIGAIALPLLPLAKLPDMAPKQVQVTTNYVGSDAQTAVDNVTTVLERQINGTEQVIYMNSYTDNTGTSTINVYFPVEMDRNIAQVLVQNNVSIAASSLPEVVNRQGVTTQTQSPSVTIAYGVYSENDDQGKPIYDDVFVSNFVDRVLLDEIKRIEGVGSAAIIGASEYAMRFWLDPDALAARDLTASDVLDAIRNQNVQVGVGGVNLPPVTDQQRFQINARALSRFTTPEEAEQIVVKVGEDGGLIRIKDVGRATIGTQNYIQTALFNNAPAVAFVIYQLPGTNALDTANMVKEKMAELQPMFPPGLNADVALDNTLFVTASLEEAVMTLVEAILLVILVIFIFLQNWRTTLIPALAIPVSLIGAMAFALAFGFSLNQLTLFGVILATGLVVDDGILVVEAIEVKLDQGMKPFQAALDAMGELTGAVISTSLVLMAVFIPVTFFPGTTGIVYKQFAVIMASAVAVSTFNAISFSPSMSAILMRRKQASHGPLAWFFNLFNRGFDWMKERYGDVIAMVLKVRLLAIPIYIASIALTAFVYNMTPTGFIPEEDQGYFFMLGNSPAGVSIEYTKDVISQATEIVAAREEVEHVLGMGGFSFLGNDSSKSLFFVKLKNWDERPGQKGSVFGLLAQINRELAQKIPDAQVFAVNAPPVDGLSSTGGLDFYIQNRGGIPLGNFLDYVQQYMEKLRQEPALDPRTVFTQFTFNAPLLEIGVDREKANAQNVDISEVFSTIGTYMGSNYINQFVLEGRLYQVYAMADGQFRSNPRDIGRLYVRSRTGALVQLSNLIDVKQTTHPPILTHFNIYPAVDVQASPAAGYSTGQAMEAMERLSRELFPESIGYAWYGTGYEELQSAGAAPIIFGLAFIMVFLVLSAQYESYVDPAIIMMTVPLAILGAMGAILLRANFMVATKMVWPAVNNNVYAQVALVMLIGLASKNAILIVEFANQAMDLGMKIPQAAAFAAKERMRPILMTAISGLVGFWPLVIASGAGAMSRWSLGTAIFGGFLISTVLSLFLVPVLYTLVKEAEARFLKGEKGEDGSNPPPSSGEDNGEPVTNPS; from the coding sequence ATGTTGCTGAGTATCTCCAACGTTTTCATCAAAAACCCCGTGCTGACCACGGTGTGCACCATCGTTATCATCCTCATCGGGGCGATCGCCTTACCTCTGTTGCCCCTGGCCAAATTACCGGACATGGCCCCCAAACAGGTGCAGGTGACCACCAACTATGTGGGTTCCGATGCCCAAACCGCGGTGGATAACGTCACCACGGTACTAGAACGACAGATTAACGGTACGGAGCAGGTCATCTACATGAACTCCTACACCGACAACACCGGCACCAGCACCATCAACGTCTATTTTCCGGTGGAAATGGACCGCAACATTGCCCAGGTCTTGGTGCAAAACAACGTCTCCATTGCCGCGTCCAGCTTGCCGGAAGTTGTTAACCGCCAGGGGGTAACAACCCAGACCCAGTCCCCCTCCGTCACCATTGCCTATGGGGTTTATTCCGAAAATGATGACCAAGGAAAACCCATCTACGACGATGTTTTTGTCAGCAACTTTGTGGACCGGGTGCTACTGGACGAAATTAAACGGATTGAGGGGGTAGGCTCCGCCGCCATCATTGGAGCGTCCGAATATGCGATGCGGTTTTGGTTAGACCCCGACGCCCTAGCCGCTAGGGATTTAACCGCCTCAGACGTCCTTGATGCCATCCGTAACCAAAACGTCCAAGTGGGGGTAGGGGGGGTTAACCTACCACCGGTGACGGACCAACAACGTTTCCAGATTAATGCCCGGGCCCTAAGCCGTTTTACCACCCCCGAAGAGGCGGAACAAATTGTGGTCAAAGTAGGGGAGGACGGTGGTCTCATCCGCATTAAAGATGTGGGAAGGGCCACCATCGGTACCCAAAACTATATTCAGACCGCCCTATTTAACAATGCCCCAGCAGTGGCTTTTGTTATCTACCAATTACCCGGCACTAACGCCCTAGACACCGCCAACATGGTCAAGGAAAAAATGGCCGAGTTGCAACCCATGTTTCCGCCGGGGTTAAACGCGGATGTGGCTTTGGATAACACTTTGTTTGTAACTGCTTCCCTAGAGGAGGCGGTGATGACCCTAGTGGAAGCCATTTTGCTGGTAATTCTGGTAATTTTTATCTTTCTGCAAAACTGGCGCACCACTTTGATTCCTGCCCTAGCCATCCCCGTTTCCCTCATTGGGGCCATGGCCTTTGCTTTGGCTTTCGGTTTTAGCTTGAACCAATTAACCCTCTTTGGGGTCATCCTGGCCACAGGGCTAGTGGTGGATGACGGCATTCTGGTGGTGGAGGCGATCGAAGTTAAATTAGACCAGGGCATGAAACCGTTTCAAGCAGCCCTGGATGCCATGGGGGAACTGACGGGGGCAGTAATTTCCACTTCCTTGGTGTTGATGGCGGTGTTCATTCCCGTCACCTTTTTCCCCGGCACCACCGGCATTGTCTATAAGCAATTTGCCGTCATTATGGCTTCAGCTGTGGCCGTTTCCACCTTTAATGCCATTAGCTTTTCCCCCAGTATGTCCGCCATTCTCATGCGTCGTAAACAGGCGTCCCATGGGCCCCTTGCTTGGTTTTTCAATTTGTTTAACCGAGGGTTCGACTGGATGAAAGAGCGGTACGGGGACGTCATCGCCATGGTATTGAAGGTGAGACTGTTAGCCATTCCCATCTACATCGCCAGCATTGCCCTCACTGCCTTTGTTTACAACATGACCCCCACTGGATTTATCCCAGAAGAAGACCAAGGCTACTTCTTCATGCTAGGCAATTCTCCGGCGGGGGTTTCCATTGAATACACCAAGGATGTGATTTCCCAAGCCACCGAGATTGTGGCTGCCCGGGAGGAAGTGGAACACGTGCTGGGTATGGGGGGGTTCAGTTTTCTGGGTAATGACAGCAGCAAATCCCTCTTTTTCGTCAAGCTAAAAAATTGGGATGAGCGTCCGGGGCAAAAGGGTTCTGTCTTCGGTCTTTTAGCCCAAATTAATCGGGAATTAGCCCAAAAAATCCCCGATGCCCAGGTATTTGCGGTTAACGCTCCCCCGGTGGATGGCTTAAGTAGCACCGGAGGCCTTGATTTTTATATTCAAAATCGGGGTGGTATTCCCCTGGGCAACTTCTTGGATTACGTCCAGCAATATATGGAGAAATTGCGCCAGGAGCCAGCCCTAGATCCCCGGACGGTTTTCACTCAATTTACGTTTAATGCTCCCCTGTTGGAAATTGGGGTGGACCGGGAGAAAGCCAACGCCCAAAATGTCGATATTTCCGAAGTTTTCAGCACCATTGGCACTTATATGGGGTCGAACTATATTAACCAGTTTGTTTTGGAAGGACGACTCTACCAAGTCTATGCCATGGCCGATGGGCAGTTCCGTTCCAATCCCCGGGACATTGGCCGCCTTTATGTCCGTTCCCGCACTGGTGCTTTGGTGCAATTGAGTAATCTGATCGATGTTAAGCAAACCACCCACCCACCCATTCTGACCCACTTCAATATTTACCCCGCTGTGGATGTGCAGGCATCCCCCGCCGCCGGTTACAGTACGGGCCAAGCGATGGAGGCCATGGAACGTTTATCCCGGGAATTATTCCCGGAATCCATTGGTTATGCTTGGTATGGCACAGGCTACGAAGAACTGCAATCGGCTGGGGCGGCACCGATTATTTTCGGTCTAGCTTTCATTATGGTGTTTCTGGTACTATCTGCTCAGTACGAGAGCTATGTGGATCCGGCCATTATTATGATGACGGTGCCCCTTGCCATCTTGGGGGCCATGGGGGCCATTCTCCTGCGGGCCAATTTCATGGTGGCTACTAAGATGGTGTGGCCAGCGGTGAACAATAACGTCTATGCCCAGGTGGCATTGGTGATGTTGATTGGTCTAGCCAGTAAAAATGCCATTTTGATTGTGGAATTTGCCAACCAAGCCATGGACTTGGGCATGAAGATTCCCCAGGCGGCGGCCTTTGCTGCGAAAGAAAGGATGCGACCTATTTTGATGACGGCCATTTCCGGGTTAGTGGGTTTTTGGCCGTTGGTGATTGCTTCTGGGGCTGGGGCCATGAGTCGTTGGTCTTTGGGCACAGCTATTTTTGGAGGGTTCTTAATTTCCACAGTGCTGAGTTTGTTCCTAGTGCCTGTGCTCTATACCCTTGTTAAAGAGGCTGAAGCTCGCTTTTTGAAGGGGGAAAAGGGGGAAGATGGTTCTAATCCGCCTCCTTCCTCCGGGGAAGATAATGGGGAGCCTGTCACTAACCCCAGCTAG
- a CDS encoding transposase, translated as MYGWSKRGERVYGERQGKRGKKENLVAGRRKNKKELIAPMLFSGSLNAEGFEGWLELYLIPALTIPSVLIMGNAPIHRKSRIRKIVEEAGHTVLFL; from the coding sequence GTGTACGGATGGTCAAAAAGAGGAGAGAGAGTATATGGGGAAAGGCAAGGAAAAAGAGGAAAGAAAGAAAACCTTGTGGCAGGTAGAAGAAAAAACAAAAAAGAGCTGATAGCACCGATGCTATTTAGTGGAAGTTTAAACGCCGAAGGTTTTGAAGGATGGCTTGAATTATACCTGATACCTGCATTAACAATTCCATCGGTATTAATTATGGGTAATGCGCCTATTCATAGAAAGAGTAGGATTAGAAAAATAGTGGAAGAGGCAGGACATACAGTTTTGTTTTTATAG
- the apt gene encoding adenine phosphoribosyltransferase, whose product MDLKALIRNIPDFPKPGVMFRDITTLLNSPEGLRYTIDSLVERCQAQGLAPDYVVGIESRGFLFGMPLSYQMNAGFVPVRKPGKLPAPVHRVEYELEYGKDSLEIHQDALASHHRVLIVDDLMATGGTAKATAELLNQIGCEVLGFAFIIELLALNGRQCLPDLPIISLVEY is encoded by the coding sequence ATGGATTTAAAAGCTTTGATTCGCAATATACCGGACTTCCCCAAACCAGGCGTTATGTTCCGGGATATTACCACCTTGCTCAATAGCCCAGAGGGACTGCGCTATACCATAGACTCTCTAGTGGAAAGGTGCCAAGCCCAAGGTCTTGCGCCGGACTATGTGGTGGGGATAGAATCTCGGGGCTTTCTTTTTGGGATGCCCCTCTCCTATCAAATGAATGCAGGCTTTGTCCCAGTGCGGAAACCGGGTAAATTGCCGGCCCCCGTACATAGGGTGGAGTATGAATTGGAATATGGCAAAGATTCGCTGGAAATTCACCAAGATGCCCTAGCCTCTCATCATCGGGTATTAATTGTGGATGATTTAATGGCCACAGGGGGTACTGCCAAGGCCACCGCAGAATTGTTGAATCAGATTGGCTGCGAGGTGTTAGGCTTCGCTTTTATCATCGAGCTTTTGGCCTTGAATGGCCGTCAATGCTTACCCGATTTACCAATTATCTCCCTAGTAGAATATTAG
- a CDS encoding DUF2973 domain-containing protein, with protein sequence MLHLIYILAFTVIAFLAVSNLIRSLISVSMGSQRTAPNSFSRRFGQSSHPELFDDQGMPISEPLLVMRSVNVDDAREKLNAIFDASPSVTLQEEEEEK encoded by the coding sequence GTGTTGCATCTCATCTACATTTTGGCCTTTACAGTGATTGCCTTTCTTGCCGTCAGCAACCTGATTCGGAGTCTGATTTCCGTCAGCATGGGTAGTCAACGTACTGCCCCCAACAGCTTTTCCCGTCGCTTTGGCCAGAGTAGCCATCCGGAATTGTTCGATGACCAGGGGATGCCCATTAGTGAACCTCTGTTAGTAATGCGCTCCGTTAATGTAGATGATGCCAGAGAAAAATTAAACGCTATTTTTGACGCTTCCCCCAGTGTTACCCTCCAGGAAGAGGAGGAAGAAAAATAA
- a CDS encoding class III extradiol ring-cleavage dioxygenase encodes MALLPTIFISHGAPSLILEKDETTEFFMALGQQIPQPKGIICISAHWETPEPLVTFNPQRQTIYDFFGFPEALYQLNYPATGSEIFTNQAIAALTNAGFPAQLHPSRGFDHGVWVPLKLMYPEANIPVIQLSLQPSQNAEYHWKIGQALQKLRQKGVLILGSGSATHDLYGFRRYGKDSAPLDYTLSFDQWLVDAIENGDRQTLLNYEQTAPEAQRNHPTPEHFLPLFVAMGAASQPQGQRIHRGFTYGTLSMAAFQWE; translated from the coding sequence ATGGCCTTACTTCCAACCATATTTATTTCCCATGGTGCGCCAAGTTTGATTTTAGAAAAGGATGAGACTACGGAATTTTTCATGGCATTGGGCCAACAAATTCCTCAACCCAAGGGCATTATTTGCATTTCTGCCCACTGGGAAACCCCGGAACCATTGGTGACATTTAATCCCCAACGTCAAACGATTTATGATTTCTTTGGCTTTCCTGAAGCACTTTATCAATTAAATTATCCCGCCACTGGTTCTGAGATTTTTACGAATCAGGCGATCGCCGCTTTGACAAATGCTGGTTTTCCGGCCCAGTTGCATCCCAGCCGGGGCTTTGATCACGGAGTTTGGGTTCCCCTAAAGTTAATGTATCCAGAAGCTAATATTCCGGTGATTCAGCTATCGCTTCAACCAAGTCAAAATGCAGAGTATCACTGGAAAATTGGCCAGGCTTTGCAAAAATTGAGGCAAAAAGGTGTTCTTATCCTGGGCAGCGGCAGTGCGACCCATGACTTGTATGGATTTCGCCGTTATGGCAAAGATTCCGCCCCCTTGGACTATACGCTCAGTTTTGACCAATGGTTAGTGGACGCCATTGAAAACGGCGATCGCCAAACCCTGCTTAATTATGAACAAACTGCCCCCGAAGCCCAGCGGAACCATCCGACTCCGGAACATTTTTTGCCCCTATTTGTAGCGATGGGAGCCGCTTCTCAACCTCAAGGTCAAAGAATTCACCGGGGATTTACCTATGGCACATTATCCATGGCGGCTTTTCAGTGGGAATAA
- a CDS encoding IS630 transposase-related protein has translation MAYDLDLRLRVISFLEEGNGVTKASKIFKVGRETIYRWLSRENLEPTKVKNRRRKIDIKELEKDVMENPDMPMKERAKKFGVTPSALSYRFKEMGITRKKNSYYIKKEMKKKEQNIKKS, from the coding sequence ATGGCATACGATCTAGATTTACGACTAAGAGTAATAAGTTTTCTAGAAGAAGGGAATGGTGTAACGAAGGCATCAAAAATATTTAAGGTAGGTAGAGAGACAATTTATAGATGGTTAAGCCGGGAAAATCTGGAACCAACGAAGGTAAAGAACCGGCGTCGGAAGATAGATATAAAAGAGCTGGAGAAAGATGTGATGGAAAATCCGGATATGCCGATGAAAGAGAGAGCAAAGAAATTCGGTGTAACTCCTAGTGCACTGTCATATAGATTTAAAGAAATGGGAATTACGAGAAAAAAAAACAGTTACTATATAAAGAAAGAGATGAAGAAAAAAGAGCAGAATATCAAAAAATCCTGA
- a CDS encoding DUF1349 domain-containing protein, with translation MTLMQWLNVPSNWKQLGDRLIVKTAPKKDFWCITHYGFIRDNGHFYFDTVSTDFVVEVKIRGSYQDLYDQAGIMLRVDEKHWIKTGKDFHEMGQAKIIPISLFFLIPTEKPPWIMCHR, from the coding sequence ATGACTCTGATGCAATGGCTGAATGTCCCCTCCAACTGGAAACAATTAGGCGATCGCTTAATCGTTAAAACCGCTCCCAAAAAAGATTTCTGGTGTATTACCCACTATGGATTTATCCGTGACAATGGCCACTTTTATTTCGATACTGTGAGCACCGACTTTGTTGTGGAGGTTAAAATTCGTGGCAGCTACCAGGATCTATACGACCAGGCGGGCATTATGCTCCGGGTCGATGAGAAGCACTGGATTAAAACTGGCAAAGACTTCCATGAGATGGGCCAGGCTAAAATCATTCCGATTAGTCTATTCTTTCTTATTCCCACTGAAAAGCCGCCATGGATAATGTGCCATAGGTAA
- a CDS encoding iron uptake porin: MNKLTSHLLKLFPLALGSSLAVVPGAMAQSTGELATPGDFPKINYQGDSLELMRRRQNAGTFNAATPDITDMSQVTSVSELRDVQPTAWAYEALKSLVERYGCIVGYPDRTFRGDRALSRWEFAAGLNACMNVMERLIQENVAVLREDIDKLKRLMQEFEAELAALGARIDNLETRTSFLEDHQFSTTTKLNGVAVFALVDQWGGDKAVDWRQQDNIDNFGAAAPAPVEENATLSSRVRLNFDTSFTGKDLLRTRLQAGSVPNLSGPTGTNMARLAFDGSSPDNNVDINKLFYRFPMGNLTTWIGGVGLALDDVFKTYNPYLESGDSGALSRFSRYNPFVNRGPEGTGGALRYKFNDIFTVSAAYLADTAQSSNPSDDVFESPNGRNTFKSGNGFLNGSYSTGVQFDIKPVDNFSFGISYLHKYYSQGDVNLTGSTGSRIASNPFYQAATTMDTYNLQATWQITDKFNLSGWFGYANATAQGFNTGNNPQNRDGLGADLWTWNAALSVIDVFKEGAVLSLSGGLMPYAPYVGSLNGDRISNDRNSPYIIEAQYQFPVNKNIQITPGAYVILNPEANSNNSAIWVGVLRTTFKF; this comes from the coding sequence ATGAATAAGTTAACCAGTCATTTACTGAAGCTGTTTCCGTTGGCCCTAGGTAGCTCCTTGGCCGTTGTTCCTGGCGCCATGGCCCAGTCCACAGGTGAGTTGGCTACCCCTGGAGATTTCCCCAAAATTAATTATCAGGGTGACAGTCTGGAACTGATGCGTCGTCGTCAGAATGCCGGCACCTTCAATGCGGCTACCCCAGATATCACCGATATGTCCCAGGTGACCAGTGTGTCCGAGTTGCGGGATGTGCAACCCACCGCCTGGGCCTATGAAGCATTGAAAAGTTTGGTAGAACGCTACGGTTGTATTGTCGGTTACCCCGACCGGACTTTCCGGGGTGATCGGGCTCTATCCCGTTGGGAATTTGCCGCTGGTTTAAACGCCTGTATGAACGTAATGGAGCGTTTAATCCAGGAGAACGTGGCGGTTTTACGGGAAGACATTGATAAACTCAAGCGCTTAATGCAAGAGTTTGAAGCTGAATTGGCCGCCCTCGGCGCCCGCATTGATAACCTGGAAACTCGTACTTCCTTCCTAGAAGATCACCAATTTTCCACCACCACCAAGCTGAATGGGGTCGCCGTTTTTGCTTTGGTTGACCAGTGGGGTGGGGACAAAGCTGTGGATTGGCGGCAACAGGACAATATTGACAACTTTGGGGCGGCGGCCCCCGCTCCCGTGGAAGAAAATGCGACCCTCTCCAGTCGGGTTCGTTTAAACTTCGACACCAGCTTTACCGGTAAAGACTTACTGCGTACCCGTTTGCAGGCTGGCAGTGTACCCAACTTGTCTGGTCCCACCGGTACCAACATGGCCCGTCTTGCCTTTGACGGTTCCAGCCCGGACAATAACGTTGACATCAACAAATTGTTCTATCGCTTTCCCATGGGCAACCTGACCACCTGGATTGGGGGTGTGGGATTAGCGTTGGATGACGTATTTAAAACCTACAATCCCTATCTGGAAAGTGGAGACAGCGGTGCATTGAGCCGCTTTAGCCGCTATAATCCCTTCGTAAACCGGGGTCCTGAGGGAACTGGTGGGGCGTTGCGCTATAAATTCAATGACATTTTCACCGTCAGTGCCGCTTACTTGGCTGACACCGCCCAATCCAGCAACCCCTCCGATGATGTTTTTGAGAGCCCCAATGGAAGAAACACTTTCAAAAGTGGTAATGGCTTCTTGAATGGTAGCTATAGCACAGGGGTTCAGTTTGATATCAAACCAGTTGATAACTTCAGCTTTGGTATTTCTTACTTGCACAAGTACTACAGCCAAGGTGATGTTAACTTGACCGGTAGCACCGGTAGCCGCATTGCCAGTAATCCCTTCTACCAGGCGGCCACTACCATGGATACCTATAACCTCCAAGCTACCTGGCAGATCACCGACAAGTTTAATCTTTCCGGTTGGTTTGGTTACGCCAATGCCACAGCCCAAGGTTTCAACACCGGCAATAATCCCCAAAATCGTGATGGTTTAGGCGCTGACCTCTGGACCTGGAATGCTGCCCTTTCTGTCATTGATGTGTTCAAAGAGGGTGCGGTATTGTCCTTGAGTGGTGGTTTGATGCCCTATGCTCCCTACGTTGGTAGTCTGAACGGCGATCGCATCAGCAATGACCGTAACTCCCCTTATATCATCGAGGCCCAGTATCAGTTCCCTGTGAACAAAAATATCCAAATTACCCCTGGTGCCTACGTAATTCTCAACCCTGAAGCCAACAGCAACAATAGTGCCATCTGGGTTGGGGTTCTTCGCACCACCTTCAAGTTCTAG
- a CDS encoding GNAT family N-acetyltransferase, producing the protein MVKSASTPLLSIAIRAATVEDIPPLANLLLKSFHPPQNWLMWSYPFLRLGISEDLRLRMRNGDSAYHCLIAVNSDNGEIIGTAEVSLKHWFTRPKTTAYISNLAVSPQHRRLGIAKQLIQKCEAIADQWQCGRLSLHVMENNLGAQNLYQTLGFIYQEAEWSWRAWLWQKPRRLLWEKILTTEVLCPTPIHQSP; encoded by the coding sequence ATGGTTAAGTCCGCATCTACTCCTCTCCTATCCATTGCAATTCGTGCGGCCACAGTGGAAGACATCCCGCCCCTGGCTAATCTATTGCTCAAAAGTTTCCATCCACCCCAAAATTGGCTAATGTGGAGCTATCCCTTCTTGCGGTTGGGCATCAGTGAAGATTTGCGACTACGGATGCGGAATGGGGACAGTGCTTACCACTGTTTGATCGCAGTCAACTCCGACAATGGAGAAATCATCGGCACTGCGGAAGTTTCCCTCAAGCACTGGTTTACCCGGCCCAAAACCACCGCCTACATCTCCAACCTGGCCGTTAGTCCCCAACACCGTCGCCTGGGCATCGCTAAGCAGTTAATTCAAAAATGTGAAGCCATCGCCGATCAATGGCAATGCGGCCGCCTTAGTCTCCATGTGATGGAAAATAACCTAGGGGCCCAAAATCTCTATCAAACCCTGGGATTTATCTACCAAGAGGCGGAATGGAGTTGGCGGGCCTGGCTATGGCAAAAACCCCGGCGTTTACTATGGGAAAAAATTCTCACTACGGAAGTTCTTTGTCCCACCCCCATTCACCAAAGCCCCTGA